One window of Jannaschia sp. CCS1 genomic DNA carries:
- a CDS encoding ABC transporter substrate-binding protein, which produces MNPRDILVAVATLPLLATAVAAQDVTVQSCGGAFTYTEAPARAVTLNQQATEVMLALGLEDHMVGTAYMDDDILPQWQVAYDSVPILAERYPAREVVITADPDFLFAGFASAFSEDNLGAEAEWHDLGIGTYLVDASCDVTNPPDVPPGTAPILTDIRVIGQIFGVEDRAEALIAETEARLEATAASNAGGGRTAFIFDSGDETPFSIGCCGGPGVLVETLGLENIAGDLEGRWVDLSWEVVVEENPDVIVLIEADWSSAAEKRDYMETDPVLSQLDAVRDGRFVIVPFSQTVLGMQFVDGLDNLTAQLAALN; this is translated from the coding sequence ATGAACCCGCGTGATATCCTTGTGGCCGTGGCCACCCTGCCCCTGCTTGCGACGGCGGTCGCCGCCCAGGACGTGACCGTGCAAAGCTGCGGCGGTGCCTTCACCTATACCGAGGCCCCCGCCCGTGCGGTGACGCTGAACCAGCAGGCCACCGAGGTGATGCTGGCCCTGGGGCTGGAGGACCACATGGTCGGCACCGCCTATATGGACGACGACATCCTGCCCCAATGGCAGGTGGCCTATGACAGCGTGCCCATCCTGGCCGAGCGCTATCCGGCGCGCGAGGTCGTGATCACCGCCGACCCTGATTTTCTGTTTGCAGGTTTCGCCTCCGCCTTTTCCGAAGACAACCTTGGGGCGGAGGCCGAGTGGCATGATCTTGGCATCGGGACCTATCTGGTCGATGCCTCCTGCGATGTGACCAACCCGCCCGACGTGCCCCCCGGCACCGCGCCCATCCTGACCGATATCCGTGTTATCGGACAGATCTTCGGTGTGGAGGACCGGGCAGAGGCCCTGATCGCTGAGACCGAGGCCCGCCTTGAAGCGACCGCTGCCAGCAATGCCGGTGGCGGGCGCACTGCGTTCATCTTCGACAGCGGCGACGAGACCCCGTTTTCCATAGGATGCTGCGGTGGACCGGGGGTGCTGGTGGAAACGCTGGGGCTTGAAAACATCGCGGGCGATCTGGAAGGGCGTTGGGTCGACCTCAGCTGGGAGGTCGTGGTTGAGGAAAACCCCGACGTGATCGTGTTGATCGAGGCCGATTGGTCCAGTGCGGCAGAGAAGCGCGACTATATGGAGACTGACCCGGTGCTGTCGCAACTGGACGCGGTGCGCGACGGGCGCTTCGTGATTGTGCCCTTCTCGCAGACCGTGCTGGGGATGCAATTCGTCGATGGGCTCGACAATCTGACCGCACAGCTCGCGGCGCTGAACTGA
- a CDS encoding TfuA domain-containing protein → MTSEPSAIGIVDGYFGTTLSVHQKEILEAMDCGIPVLGAASMGALRAAELAPFGMIGVGGIFEDYRSGRIENDADVAVTHGPAELCYPATSIAMVDIRATLAAMADDYPADLLDRLQGAAESLHFSKRSFDEIARRAGAAPGHTEDLLRAHYVARKRHDARALLDCMEEGDYSLSRTAPPVPMTHEYRKIRSRTLSGVEPVG, encoded by the coding sequence ATGACCTCGGAGCCATCGGCCATCGGCATCGTGGACGGTTACTTCGGCACAACCTTGAGCGTGCACCAGAAAGAGATACTGGAGGCGATGGATTGTGGCATTCCCGTTCTTGGCGCGGCGTCGATGGGGGCCCTTCGGGCCGCTGAACTTGCGCCGTTCGGCATGATCGGTGTCGGTGGCATCTTCGAGGATTATCGCTCGGGCCGGATCGAAAATGACGCCGATGTGGCCGTGACCCATGGCCCGGCCGAGCTTTGCTATCCGGCGACGTCGATCGCCATGGTCGACATCCGGGCCACCTTGGCGGCCATGGCGGACGATTATCCCGCCGACCTGCTTGACAGGCTTCAGGGTGCGGCAGAGAGCCTCCATTTCTCAAAACGCAGTTTTGACGAGATCGCCCGTCGTGCGGGAGCGGCGCCGGGCCATACGGAGGACCTGTTGCGTGCGCATTACGTGGCGCGCAAACGTCACGACGCGCGCGCGCTTCTCGACTGCATGGAAGAGGGCGACTACAGCCTATCGCGGACCGCTCCGCCCGTGCCGATGACGCATGAATACAGGAAAATCCGGTCCAGAACGTTGAGCGGAGTGGAGCCAGTGGGTTGA
- a CDS encoding BTAD domain-containing putative transcriptional regulator, with protein MGNPVTPRGQKPAALLAYLLYNAGRDVPRDRLIDMFWNDRGSKQGRDSLRQALHVLRSTIGEAGAVLMHIDRQSVHVVKAHLSSDLQQKEDAPWELDGEFLADLAPTAPVFEDWLTETRRAVRRHQVAAAEQALDRLDAEANPDAVLACATAILSLDPHHEPAARCAMERYAVQGKRGHALRVFETLSEALKSDGFEVSPDTDNLLRAISDNRFPIDKPHPAPTPRPGASGDARGLPVVWLDLSETRHDRDSWDFVSDFCDHLILRCVQMPEFNLLTVEDVTDIEKYTVAVSSGTTQSGLRISLRLRAPDDHLLWSGRADLPDQPDDDRVHLAVDKLVMQMLPPLEAHVFASLGAQIDTAYGYYLKAKRTFWTDPQFGYIDKVVADLQRAIEIAPTFLPPYPMMIMYHNTGMFMSRPGIDHTDGRAQALDLSQRLLFLNSNFPNAHISMGWCLLWRRNFDAAERSIRRAIELDPYEPHRLSVIGTALVYLGHHEEGQRFYDKAQGRMQHDFDFQRTDYGELHFFKTEYERALSWMEIPEARTPYKTLFFRAAANAQLSRRTDAQNDIDAFVEDIRPRWAGRDPFTPERGFQWYADMLPLRLASDRATLRAAMGKLGLDVTVHEPS; from the coding sequence TTGGGAAACCCCGTCACGCCGCGTGGCCAGAAGCCGGCAGCTCTCCTGGCGTATCTTCTGTATAATGCAGGCCGGGACGTGCCCCGCGACCGACTGATTGATATGTTCTGGAATGATCGCGGGTCCAAGCAGGGGCGCGACAGTCTCAGGCAAGCGCTCCATGTGCTGCGCTCCACGATTGGCGAGGCGGGCGCGGTCCTGATGCATATTGATCGACAAAGCGTGCATGTGGTCAAAGCGCATCTTTCAAGCGACTTGCAGCAGAAGGAAGACGCGCCGTGGGAATTGGACGGAGAGTTCCTTGCTGATCTTGCCCCGACCGCACCCGTCTTCGAGGACTGGTTGACAGAGACACGGCGCGCGGTGCGACGTCATCAGGTTGCGGCGGCAGAGCAGGCCCTGGACCGCCTGGATGCGGAGGCCAATCCGGATGCCGTGCTGGCCTGTGCCACCGCGATATTGTCGCTTGATCCCCATCATGAGCCCGCGGCGCGATGCGCGATGGAACGGTATGCGGTTCAAGGCAAGAGAGGCCACGCGCTCCGCGTTTTCGAGACTTTGTCTGAGGCACTCAAATCAGATGGATTTGAGGTCTCACCAGACACGGACAACCTGCTTCGTGCGATCAGCGACAACCGGTTCCCAATCGACAAGCCACACCCCGCGCCAACGCCCCGGCCAGGTGCGTCAGGTGACGCCCGCGGTTTGCCCGTTGTCTGGCTCGACCTGTCCGAAACCCGCCACGATCGCGATAGCTGGGACTTTGTCTCGGATTTCTGTGATCACCTCATATTGCGGTGTGTCCAGATGCCGGAGTTCAACCTGCTGACGGTTGAGGATGTCACAGATATTGAGAAATACACTGTGGCCGTCTCATCCGGCACCACCCAATCAGGTCTGCGCATCAGCCTGAGGCTCCGGGCGCCGGACGATCACTTGCTGTGGTCGGGTCGCGCGGATCTGCCTGATCAACCGGACGATGACCGGGTTCACCTGGCCGTGGACAAGTTGGTGATGCAGATGCTGCCCCCGCTGGAGGCCCATGTGTTCGCAAGTCTGGGCGCGCAGATCGACACCGCCTACGGATATTACCTCAAGGCCAAGCGGACGTTCTGGACCGATCCGCAATTCGGCTACATCGACAAAGTGGTTGCCGATCTGCAAAGAGCGATCGAGATCGCCCCGACGTTTCTGCCGCCGTACCCGATGATGATCATGTACCATAATACGGGTATGTTCATGAGCCGGCCAGGCATCGATCACACCGATGGGCGCGCCCAGGCCCTGGACCTGTCGCAGCGGTTGTTGTTTTTGAACTCGAACTTTCCAAATGCACATATCTCGATGGGGTGGTGCCTGCTCTGGCGGCGAAATTTCGACGCGGCGGAGCGGTCAATCCGTCGCGCCATTGAACTCGATCCGTATGAGCCGCACAGGCTTAGCGTGATCGGAACAGCGTTGGTCTATCTGGGACATCACGAGGAGGGCCAGCGCTTCTACGACAAGGCGCAGGGGCGGATGCAGCACGATTTCGATTTCCAGCGCACCGATTATGGGGAACTTCACTTCTTCAAGACAGAGTACGAACGGGCCCTGTCCTGGATGGAAATCCCCGAGGCCCGAACCCCCTACAAAACGCTTTTCTTCCGGGCAGCCGCCAATGCGCAATTGTCACGCCGAACGGATGCGCAGAACGATATCGACGCGTTCGTCGAGGATATCCGCCCACGATGGGCGGGCAGGGACCCCTTCACGCCCGAGCGTGGGTTTCAATGGTACGCGGACATGTTGCCCCTGCGGCTCGCCTCGGACCGTGCGACGCTTCGCGCAGCGATGGGAAAGCTCGGGCTCGACGTCACCGTGCACGAGCCATCGTGA
- a CDS encoding (2Fe-2S) ferredoxin domain-containing protein, protein MARPALREAQVHATLYLISQSYVSGRNLSGVMAGLCAATDGPASAVRLERDGAGLWRALTQWIADGATEITLRPVGLPFSDSLMAWLPGAAGDWLARPENIGVQVWLAQDAAQASTVLSAIAQAPVTRTPIPPKPFGSLGKGWDAPPAHRHHVLVCTGPRCHLRDAPDLLGLLKAEITHLSLGDDCLVTATGCLFPCNAGPVVVVYPRGQWFQLPDAMAVRRFADVVLRQNRPLPEFQTFKTGSPYEPA, encoded by the coding sequence TTGGCCCGACCCGCCCTGCGGGAGGCACAGGTGCACGCGACCCTCTATCTGATCTCGCAATCCTATGTGAGCGGGCGCAACCTGTCCGGCGTTATGGCCGGGCTCTGTGCAGCCACCGATGGGCCTGCCTCCGCCGTGCGGCTGGAACGTGACGGCGCGGGGCTGTGGCGGGCGCTGACCCAATGGATCGCCGATGGCGCGACCGAGATCACCCTGCGCCCCGTGGGCCTGCCGTTCTCCGACAGTCTGATGGCCTGGCTGCCCGGCGCCGCAGGGGACTGGCTGGCGCGGCCAGAGAACATCGGCGTTCAGGTGTGGCTCGCGCAGGATGCGGCACAGGCCAGCACGGTGTTATCTGCCATCGCCCAGGCCCCGGTCACCCGCACGCCTATCCCCCCAAAACCCTTCGGCAGCCTCGGCAAGGGATGGGATGCGCCCCCCGCCCATCGCCACCATGTGCTCGTCTGCACAGGCCCCCGGTGCCATCTGCGCGATGCGCCCGATCTGCTTGGGCTGCTCAAGGCCGAAATAACCCACCTGTCCCTGGGCGATGACTGCCTGGTGACGGCGACGGGATGTCTTTTTCCCTGCAATGCAGGCCCGGTCGTGGTGGTCTATCCGCGGGGCCAATGGTTCCAGCTTCCCGATGCCATGGCCGTGCGGCGCTTTGCCGATGTCGTGCTGCGCCAGAACAGGCCCCTTCCCGAATTTCAGACCTTCAAGACAGGATCCCCCTATGAACCCGCGTGA
- a CDS encoding YcaO-like family protein, whose amino-acid sequence MTAPRASDAGSPGSIARKTWAHRTCQPEFTYRRLRRVAERVGITRVADITDLDRVGLPVFQAVRPMGRSLSVSQGKGMTSMAARVSAMMEAVEIWHAEQDLPTTLRATIRSLGTRRAMDPNQLLMPGRDKVCEDLPIVWCPSLNLLDGADVLVPRDAANLDFTRAPDPPMLARSTTGLAGGNTRDEARASAIAEVIERACQREFQRLPPASRAQRRLDPTCLASAHRGLADPIERIRSAGLHLDIFDMTNRFDVPAIRAVIYETTAGKPVAWPCLGHGAHLDPVTAVVRALTEAAQARLTGISGNRDDISPGHYAGADMSNWVLRAMNGMDMSGTRRGLRHHDASGDSPAADVAAMIARITAHDADPLLEVDLSRPEIGVPVVKIIAPRIAYLASR is encoded by the coding sequence ATGACCGCCCCGCGTGCGTCAGACGCAGGGTCGCCCGGCTCCATCGCCCGAAAAACGTGGGCGCACCGCACGTGCCAGCCGGAGTTCACGTATCGTCGACTGCGCCGGGTTGCGGAGCGTGTGGGCATAACCCGCGTGGCCGATATCACAGATCTGGACCGCGTCGGCCTTCCCGTATTCCAGGCCGTCCGCCCGATGGGCCGGTCGCTATCGGTCAGCCAGGGCAAGGGCATGACATCAATGGCCGCGCGGGTATCGGCCATGATGGAGGCGGTCGAAATCTGGCATGCGGAACAAGACCTGCCAACCACTCTCCGGGCGACAATCCGGTCTCTTGGAACCCGCCGGGCCATGGACCCCAACCAGCTTCTGATGCCGGGACGAGACAAGGTTTGCGAAGATCTGCCGATTGTCTGGTGTCCGTCGCTGAACCTCTTGGACGGTGCTGACGTCCTTGTTCCACGGGATGCGGCGAACCTGGATTTCACCCGGGCCCCTGATCCGCCCATGCTTGCGCGCAGTACAACCGGCCTCGCAGGTGGCAACACCAGAGACGAGGCCCGCGCGTCGGCGATTGCGGAGGTGATCGAGCGGGCGTGCCAACGGGAATTCCAGCGCCTTCCGCCGGCCAGTCGGGCGCAGCGCCGCCTAGATCCAACCTGTCTTGCCAGTGCCCACCGCGGCCTGGCAGATCCAATCGAGCGGATCAGGTCAGCAGGGTTGCACCTTGATATCTTTGACATGACTAACCGCTTCGACGTTCCGGCCATTCGCGCCGTGATTTACGAGACAACAGCCGGCAAACCGGTCGCATGGCCCTGTCTCGGTCACGGGGCGCATCTTGATCCCGTCACCGCCGTGGTGCGGGCGCTGACCGAGGCCGCCCAGGCGCGCCTGACCGGTATCTCAGGCAACCGCGACGACATCTCCCCGGGACATTACGCGGGGGCCGACATGTCCAATTGGGTGCTGCGGGCAATGAACGGCATGGATATGTCCGGCACCCGACGCGGGTTGCGCCATCACGATGCAAGCGGTGATAGCCCGGCTGCCGACGTCGCAGCGATGATCGCGCGGATCACGGCCCATGACGCGGACCCGCTTCTGGAGGTCGACCTATCGCGCCCCGAGATCGGTGTGCCCGTGGTCAAGATCATCGCGCCCCGCATCGCCTATCTGGCGTCCCGATGA
- a CDS encoding GTP-binding protein yields MTDTRLPVTVLSGFLGAGKTTLLNRVLNNRDGRRVAVIVNDMSEVNIDADLVRADTELSRTDETLVEMSNGCICCTLRDDLLAEVRRLAAEGRFDYLLIESTGISEPLPVATTFDFRDEGGVSLSDVARLDTMVTVVDAVNLLNDFSSHDFLKDRGETMGEEDDRTLVHLLTDQIEFADVVILNKVSDAGPEKVDAARKIIRSLNADTQIIEVDQSDVAATEILNTGLFDIDKAQDHPMWAKELYGFKDHVPETEEYGVASYVYRARLPFIPDRVLDVLNGDLPGVIRAKGHFWISTRPEWVAEFSLAGSLSSVKPLGTWWASVPQEKWPDHGRVEAYLRDHWQEPWGDRRQEIVFIGAGIDWPALKARLDRCLVPALAASGPDTLPDYPDPFPIWRRAEQAA; encoded by the coding sequence ATGACCGATACCCGTCTACCCGTCACCGTTCTTTCCGGATTTCTAGGGGCCGGTAAGACCACGCTTCTCAACCGTGTTCTCAACAACCGCGATGGGCGCCGCGTGGCCGTGATCGTCAACGATATGTCCGAGGTGAACATCGACGCTGATCTGGTTCGGGCGGATACGGAGTTGAGCCGCACCGACGAGACGCTGGTTGAGATGTCGAACGGCTGCATCTGCTGCACGCTTCGCGATGATCTTCTGGCGGAGGTGCGCCGGCTCGCCGCTGAGGGGCGGTTCGACTACCTGCTGATCGAATCCACCGGCATATCCGAGCCGCTGCCCGTCGCCACCACGTTCGATTTCCGCGATGAGGGTGGCGTCAGCCTGTCGGATGTGGCGCGGCTGGATACGATGGTCACCGTAGTTGATGCGGTGAACCTGCTGAACGACTTCTCCTCCCACGATTTCCTGAAAGACCGGGGCGAGACCATGGGCGAGGAGGACGACCGGACCCTTGTCCACCTGCTGACCGACCAGATAGAATTTGCGGATGTCGTGATCCTCAACAAGGTCAGCGATGCAGGGCCAGAGAAGGTCGACGCCGCGCGCAAGATCATCCGCAGTCTGAATGCCGATACCCAGATCATTGAGGTCGACCAGTCCGATGTCGCCGCCACCGAAATCCTCAACACCGGGCTGTTCGATATCGACAAGGCCCAGGATCACCCGATGTGGGCCAAGGAGCTTTACGGGTTCAAGGACCATGTGCCCGAAACGGAGGAATACGGTGTCGCGTCCTACGTCTACCGCGCCCGCCTGCCCTTCATTCCTGACCGTGTTCTCGATGTCCTGAACGGCGATCTGCCTGGTGTGATCCGCGCCAAGGGGCATTTCTGGATCTCCACGCGGCCCGAATGGGTGGCGGAATTTTCACTGGCCGGATCGCTGTCCAGCGTCAAACCGCTTGGCACATGGTGGGCCTCCGTCCCGCAGGAGAAGTGGCCGGACCACGGCCGCGTCGAAGCCTATCTGCGGGACCATTGGCAGGAGCCGTGGGGGGATCGGCGGCAGGAAATCGTGTTCATCGGCGCAGGCATCGACTGGCCTGCCCTGAAGGCCCGGCTGGACAGATGCCTTGTGCCTGCCCTCGCGGCATCCGGGCCAGACACGCTCCCGGATTACCCCGACCCCTTCCCGATCTGGCGACGGGCGGAGCAGGCAGCATGA
- a CDS encoding DUF1826 domain-containing protein encodes MTYARKPVADAGIGVGIADDPASLSVLHKPGCAAAIWRRHIPSQAKTWLEGLDPSQLPTGRQMVRPDGVRHAVRDFCKRADTPLGDDLDWLQNDMSMLAEMFAQVMSARVLRLRLDAISTNACSRFHIDAVTARLVCTYRGSGTQYGISTDGRAPRRVFQVATGAPILLRGTLWPEDPPSGVLHRSPPIAGTGETRLVMVLDPIFDPDNGP; translated from the coding sequence ATGACCTACGCCCGCAAGCCTGTGGCCGACGCCGGCATCGGCGTGGGCATTGCCGACGATCCGGCCTCCCTGTCGGTCCTGCACAAACCGGGATGTGCGGCGGCCATCTGGCGGCGGCACATCCCGTCCCAGGCCAAGACCTGGCTTGAAGGCCTTGATCCCAGCCAATTGCCCACTGGCAGACAGATGGTGCGACCCGATGGCGTTCGGCACGCTGTGCGGGACTTCTGCAAAAGGGCCGATACGCCACTGGGCGATGACCTGGACTGGCTGCAAAACGATATGTCGATGCTGGCCGAAATGTTTGCGCAGGTGATGTCGGCCCGGGTCCTCCGCCTCCGCCTTGATGCGATATCGACGAATGCATGCAGCCGGTTCCACATCGATGCCGTCACCGCGCGTCTGGTCTGCACCTATCGCGGCAGCGGCACGCAATACGGTATCTCCACCGACGGCCGCGCCCCGCGCCGGGTGTTTCAGGTCGCCACCGGGGCCCCGATCCTGCTTCGGGGAACGTTGTGGCCGGAAGATCCTCCGTCCGGTGTGCTCCACCGATCGCCTCCCATCGCGGGAACGGGCGAAACGCGGCTTGTGATGGTCCTGGACCCGATTTTCGATCCGGATAACGGCCCATGA
- a CDS encoding ABC transporter substrate-binding protein, with product MKHLKLLATASALALATPAMADDVIIGVVVSTTSTYAFVGQPLVNGMRLAADELTAGDGWGGHTVEILYEDNRSERQEAIALITRMAVSEDADIIIGPIASSEAMATGPVAVDLEIPMFTTATSPAVLDAGPWVFKSTETADAYMAPVAEHVVGLAPEDCFLVSIRDNEGYILQRDVFRGILEDGGVTIAGDETVLAADTDFTALSTLIVNSDADCLFVTAPPEQAANIIIQSRQAGLNPDTILASDSGAGSQNYIDAGGSAIEGTFFPASFVADASESAMAFSTAYVDAYDIDPDIWAATGYTMMQTVANAIRNAGDDVNRETLREAMAATRDLPVVMGQGTLTFDENRIPMMGGIVMQIRDGARVLP from the coding sequence ATGAAACATTTGAAACTTCTGGCGACCGCATCCGCGCTTGCCCTGGCGACACCCGCGATGGCAGACGATGTCATCATCGGCGTCGTGGTCTCGACCACATCGACCTATGCCTTTGTGGGGCAACCCCTGGTCAATGGCATGCGCCTCGCCGCGGATGAGCTGACCGCCGGAGACGGCTGGGGCGGCCACACCGTCGAGATCCTCTATGAGGACAACCGATCCGAGCGTCAGGAAGCTATCGCCCTGATCACCCGCATGGCGGTGTCTGAAGACGCCGACATCATCATCGGGCCTATCGCAAGCTCGGAAGCCATGGCGACCGGCCCCGTGGCCGTTGATCTGGAAATCCCGATGTTCACCACCGCGACCTCGCCTGCCGTGTTGGATGCCGGACCTTGGGTCTTCAAATCTACTGAAACGGCTGACGCCTATATGGCCCCGGTGGCCGAGCATGTTGTGGGTCTTGCGCCCGAGGATTGCTTCCTCGTCTCGATCCGCGACAACGAAGGCTACATCCTGCAGCGCGATGTGTTCCGGGGCATCCTGGAAGATGGCGGCGTGACGATCGCGGGCGACGAGACGGTGCTGGCGGCAGACACCGACTTCACGGCGCTGTCCACGCTGATCGTGAATTCCGACGCCGATTGTCTGTTCGTGACCGCTCCGCCCGAGCAGGCCGCCAACATTATCATCCAGTCCCGTCAGGCGGGTCTCAACCCGGATACGATCCTGGCCAGCGATTCCGGTGCAGGCTCGCAAAACTACATCGACGCGGGCGGCAGTGCTATTGAAGGCACGTTTTTCCCGGCCAGCTTTGTCGCGGATGCGTCCGAAAGCGCAATGGCATTCTCGACCGCCTATGTCGATGCCTATGACATTGATCCCGATATCTGGGCGGCCACGGGCTACACGATGATGCAGACTGTCGCTAATGCGATCCGCAACGCAGGCGATGATGTAAACCGGGAAACGTTGCGAGAGGCCATGGCCGCCACGCGTGATCTTCCGGTCGTGATGGGTCAGGGAACGCTGACTTTTGACGAGAACCGCATACCCATGATGGGCGGTATCGTCATGCAAATTCGTGACGGCGCACGCGTCCTTCCGTAA
- a CDS encoding DUF6525 family protein produces the protein MKRNLGRTTLRRRRRTGAPMDAFDTLPAPLRRWLCDAALPWSPASARRIWTKSLAKGRTPDEALETLSRAEARTLARDKHAILLEHEAHI, from the coding sequence ATGAAACGGAATCTGGGACGCACGACCCTCCGGCGCAGGCGGCGGACAGGGGCACCAATGGATGCCTTTGACACCCTGCCTGCTCCGTTGCGGCGATGGCTGTGCGATGCGGCTCTTCCGTGGTCCCCGGCCTCCGCCCGTCGCATCTGGACGAAGTCTCTGGCCAAGGGACGCACGCCCGATGAAGCGTTGGAGACCCTTTCACGGGCCGAGGCGCGCACGCTGGCCCGCGACAAACACGCCATTTTACTTGAACACGAGGCCCATATCTGA
- a CDS encoding NAD(P)/FAD-dependent oxidoreductase, whose amino-acid sequence MQDVVVVGGSFAGLTAALQLGRTGRAVTIIDAQAPRNRLSPAAHGVPGFDGMAPGDILQRFRSDATAYPTVSVVTETVAMITGEADRFEVSLASGETLQARRILLTHGVVDVRPNLPGAQDAWGKVLLHCPYCHGYEVRDQPLAVLANHAMSGHQAQLLRADWSDDVTLLTGGPGTFDQTDVQSGDLKTDPRTVIALTPLNDGISVTFDSGEVTWFAAMFTAPLVSLSGTPADSLGCAVLHGPLGPFIHVGPMGQTSIPGVFAAGDCARAAHNVTSAIGDGSMAGIGCHQSLVFPDFIQPIEAAA is encoded by the coding sequence ATGCAGGATGTTGTGGTTGTTGGCGGCAGTTTCGCTGGATTGACGGCGGCCCTGCAACTTGGCCGCACGGGGCGAGCCGTCACGATCATTGATGCGCAGGCGCCCCGAAACCGATTGTCGCCCGCGGCACACGGTGTCCCCGGCTTCGACGGCATGGCACCGGGAGATATCCTTCAGCGGTTCCGATCAGACGCAACGGCCTACCCGACGGTCTCGGTCGTGACTGAAACAGTGGCCATGATCACGGGGGAGGCCGACCGATTTGAAGTATCTCTCGCGTCGGGTGAGACGCTACAGGCGCGCCGCATCCTTTTGACACACGGCGTGGTGGACGTGCGTCCAAATCTCCCGGGCGCTCAGGATGCTTGGGGAAAGGTGCTGCTGCACTGCCCCTATTGCCATGGCTATGAAGTGCGCGACCAGCCGCTTGCCGTTTTGGCCAACCACGCGATGTCCGGCCATCAGGCGCAGCTTCTGCGGGCGGACTGGAGCGATGACGTCACGCTGCTGACGGGTGGTCCCGGCACTTTTGACCAGACCGATGTTCAGAGCGGCGATCTCAAGACCGACCCCCGGACGGTCATTGCGTTAACGCCGTTAAATGACGGCATCTCTGTCACGTTCGACAGTGGCGAAGTGACGTGGTTCGCAGCCATGTTCACCGCCCCACTCGTCAGCCTGAGCGGCACCCCCGCAGACAGTCTTGGTTGCGCCGTTCTGCACGGCCCGCTTGGCCCCTTCATTCACGTGGGACCGATGGGGCAGACGTCGATCCCGGGCGTCTTCGCGGCGGGCGATTGTGCCCGGGCCGCGCACAACGTCACCTCGGCTATCGGCGACGGATCGATGGCCGGAATTGGCTGTCACCAATCCCTTGTCTTCCCTGATTTCATCCAACCCATCGAGGCCGCCGCATGA
- a CDS encoding RrF2 family transcriptional regulator, whose protein sequence is MKRNSRLSLALHTLGHMAGAPDKLRTSADIADHAGTNPVVVRRVLGRLREAGLLISEKGHAGGWRLARAPQSITLADVYLALDESLVASVESDDVPSCSVEHALHRRVSSVMKDIEQSLIERLGETTISEVRGLPS, encoded by the coding sequence ATGAAACGAAACAGCCGCCTTTCCCTTGCCCTGCACACCCTTGGCCATATGGCCGGGGCGCCGGACAAGTTGCGGACCTCCGCCGACATCGCAGACCATGCGGGCACCAATCCGGTTGTGGTCCGGCGTGTGCTGGGGCGGCTGCGGGAGGCAGGTTTGCTGATTTCCGAGAAGGGCCATGCGGGGGGGTGGCGTCTGGCGCGCGCGCCGCAATCCATCACATTGGCCGATGTCTATCTGGCGCTGGATGAAAGTCTGGTAGCGAGTGTCGAGAGTGACGATGTCCCAAGCTGCTCGGTGGAGCACGCGTTGCATCGCAGGGTGTCGAGCGTGATGAAAGACATCGAGCAAAGCCTGATTGAGCGGCTCGGGGAAACGACGATCTCGGAAGTGCGGGGGCTGCCATCTTGA